One window of Chroococcidiopsis sp. TS-821 genomic DNA carries:
- a CDS encoding N-formylglutamate amidohydrolase produces the protein MTSRSWALTQGDGPVVAVALHDGHDVREEVAPLLSVTEADRWREEDPYTAHWTKIADTRIVARRSRFEFDLNRRRDKAVYIKPEDAWGLKVWKTRPPRAIVERSWAEHDAFYAMLEQVLSDIERRHGRFVVFELHTYNHLRFGPNSLPADPRYNPEINIGTGTLNRQRWAPVIDRFTQDLRAFNFLGRHLDVRENINFSGGYFPRWVHQTFPDSACVLSIEVKKFFMNEWTNEVDIVQLDAIRQALQSTVPGILEALHQVDAKVVNNTYQSARIYASTF, from the coding sequence ATGACATCACGTAGCTGGGCATTAACACAAGGAGATGGACCAGTCGTTGCTGTTGCGTTGCATGACGGTCACGACGTTCGCGAAGAAGTCGCCCCGTTACTCAGCGTTACCGAAGCGGATCGCTGGCGCGAAGAAGATCCATACACCGCGCACTGGACAAAAATTGCCGATACCAGAATTGTTGCACGGCGATCGCGCTTTGAATTCGATTTGAATCGCCGCCGCGACAAAGCCGTGTATATTAAACCCGAAGATGCTTGGGGATTAAAAGTTTGGAAAACAAGACCGCCCCGCGCGATCGTAGAGCGTTCATGGGCAGAACACGACGCCTTCTATGCGATGTTAGAACAAGTCTTAAGCGATATCGAACGTCGTCACGGTCGCTTTGTTGTATTTGAACTACATACTTATAATCACTTACGTTTTGGACCTAATTCACTACCCGCCGATCCGCGCTACAATCCAGAAATCAATATTGGTACAGGAACGCTGAATCGCCAGCGTTGGGCACCTGTTATCGACCGCTTCACGCAAGACTTACGAGCCTTCAACTTTTTGGGTAGACATTTAGATGTCCGCGAAAACATTAACTTCTCTGGTGGTTACTTTCCGCGCTGGGTGCATCAAACTTTTCCCGATTCAGCGTGCGTTTTATCGATTGAAGTCAAAAAGTTTTTCATGAACGAATGGACAAACGAAGTAGACATCGTGCAACTCGATGCAATTCGCCAGGCGCTGCAATCAACTGTTCCAGGTATCCTGGAAGCTTTACATCAAGTCGATGCAAAAGTTGTCAATAATACTTATCAATCCGCGAGAATCTACGCCAGCACTTTCTAA
- a CDS encoding LysR family transcriptional regulator → MSDITSKIKLSQLRALVAVAERGNFSTAALHLEISQSAVSHAIAALEEDLGVVLLVRGRHGAHPTPVGERIIAHARQVLQLLETMAKEANLEKGLHGGQVRIGCFRSVATHILPAVIAEFRKHFPKIAVTITEHYDYIDVEQALREGHADLGFTYLPASDEFETWELLRDDYIVLLPPTAPTSTKQISWKQLAAYPLIVPSTNTCSIRIRNHLRFSDCPLHIAYEVREDSTIVSMVVQGLGAAILPRLAAEPLPPGVQACTLPIPLERIIGVAVLANTLQTPAVFAFLDVLMKAKRFALRTAV, encoded by the coding sequence ATGAGTGACATTACTAGTAAAATTAAGCTCTCGCAGTTACGGGCGTTAGTCGCAGTTGCGGAACGCGGAAATTTTAGTACAGCTGCGCTGCACTTAGAGATATCGCAGTCAGCGGTTAGTCACGCGATCGCGGCTTTAGAAGAAGATCTAGGCGTTGTTTTACTCGTACGGGGGCGTCATGGGGCGCATCCAACGCCCGTGGGAGAACGAATTATTGCCCATGCCCGCCAGGTACTACAATTACTCGAAACAATGGCGAAAGAAGCAAATCTCGAAAAAGGTTTGCACGGCGGTCAAGTAAGAATTGGTTGTTTTCGAAGTGTCGCAACGCACATTTTACCAGCAGTTATTGCTGAGTTTCGCAAGCATTTTCCGAAGATTGCAGTCACAATTACTGAACATTATGATTACATTGACGTCGAGCAAGCTTTGCGGGAAGGTCATGCAGATCTTGGCTTTACTTATCTTCCTGCAAGTGATGAATTTGAAACTTGGGAATTACTGCGCGATGATTATATTGTGTTACTACCGCCAACTGCTCCCACGAGTACCAAACAAATCAGCTGGAAGCAATTAGCCGCGTATCCTTTAATTGTCCCTTCGACAAATACTTGCTCGATTAGAATTCGCAACCATCTACGCTTCTCTGACTGTCCTCTGCACATTGCGTATGAAGTTCGCGAAGATTCAACAATTGTTAGTATGGTTGTGCAAGGATTGGGTGCGGCAATTTTGCCACGATTAGCCGCCGAACCCTTACCGCCTGGAGTACAAGCGTGTACTTTACCGATTCCCCTCGAAAGAATTATCGGAGTGGCGGTGTTGGCAAATACACTGCAAACACCTGCTGTTTTTGCGTTTCTAGATGTACTGATGAAAGCAAAGCGCTTTGCACTGCGCACAGCGGTTTAA
- a CDS encoding DMT family transporter, translating into MSFLSLNLNLTGEFAALAAACLWAVASVIYSRVGQTIHPLELNLFKGAIAVVLLLCTIFISGDVLPALAFNDYFFFILSGMLGIGLGDSAFLTALKYLGARRTLLMETLAPPITAILALLFLQEQLSFAAWCGIILTILGVAWVLSERTPGTSTHHSTHLLRGISFGILAAIALATGAVLSRAVFTTTTVSSLWAALLRLSGGLCIIIPWVALKTRSSGLKLPTLRAIAAIFIASFTGTYLGIWLQQTAIQFTAAGIALTLTNTSPLFVLPLAAAMGERISFRAIAGVGIAIAGITVLFYLQ; encoded by the coding sequence ATGTCATTTTTATCTTTAAACTTGAACTTAACAGGTGAATTCGCCGCTTTAGCTGCTGCTTGCTTGTGGGCAGTAGCTTCTGTCATCTATAGCCGCGTCGGACAAACTATTCATCCTCTCGAACTCAACTTATTCAAAGGCGCGATCGCCGTTGTTCTTCTTTTGTGCACAATATTTATAAGTGGCGACGTCCTCCCTGCATTGGCGTTTAACGATTACTTCTTCTTTATACTAAGTGGCATGTTGGGCATCGGTCTTGGCGATTCTGCATTCCTGACTGCCCTGAAATACCTCGGTGCGCGGCGAACACTGCTTATGGAAACCTTAGCACCACCGATAACTGCAATTTTGGCGTTGCTCTTTCTTCAAGAACAATTGAGTTTTGCTGCTTGGTGCGGTATTATACTAACTATTCTGGGAGTAGCGTGGGTATTAAGCGAAAGAACTCCTGGAACGAGCACGCACCACTCAACTCATTTATTACGCGGTATCAGTTTTGGCATTTTAGCAGCGATCGCGCTAGCAACAGGTGCGGTGCTTTCGCGAGCAGTTTTCACTACGACAACAGTTAGTTCGTTGTGGGCTGCACTGTTACGCTTGAGCGGTGGATTATGTATTATTATACCTTGGGTGGCATTGAAAACACGCAGTTCAGGACTGAAACTACCTACACTCCGCGCGATCGCTGCAATTTTTATCGCATCCTTTACCGGAACTTACCTCGGAATTTGGCTGCAACAAACCGCGATTCAATTTACAGCTGCAGGAATTGCGTTAACACTGACTAATACAAGTCCTTTATTTGTCCTACCACTAGCAGCCGCAATGGGCGAACGAATTAGTTTCAGGGCGATTGCCGGTGTAGGAATTGCGATCGCAGGAATTACCGTTTTGTTTTATCTGCAATAA
- a CDS encoding DUF2231 domain-containing protein: MFNYLPLLNEHNFPYPDIVHPIVVHFVIAMVLFAVFCDILGYFTKNSKLYEVSWWNLAFATVSIFIAIIFGQIEAGLAEPYAASVSTLNAHTILGWSLSGILAIVTAWRYVIRLQEKPQLPIPYLAVSVLLVGLVCVQSYLGSLLVWVYGLHTVPVVEAIRGGLS; the protein is encoded by the coding sequence GTGTTTAATTATCTTCCGCTGCTCAACGAGCATAACTTTCCTTATCCCGATATCGTTCACCCAATTGTGGTGCATTTCGTGATTGCGATGGTGCTGTTTGCAGTGTTTTGCGATATCCTTGGGTATTTCACAAAAAATTCCAAGTTGTATGAAGTTAGCTGGTGGAATCTAGCCTTTGCTACGGTTTCAATATTCATTGCCATTATTTTTGGACAAATTGAAGCGGGTTTGGCAGAACCTTACGCAGCATCAGTTTCAACACTAAATGCTCATACAATTTTAGGCTGGTCACTTTCTGGAATTCTGGCGATCGTTACCGCCTGGCGCTATGTGATTCGATTGCAGGAAAAACCACAGTTACCAATTCCTTACCTCGCTGTGAGTGTATTGCTAGTTGGGCTTGTATGCGTTCAGTCGTACCTGGGTAGCTTACTCGTGTGGGTTTATGGTTTGCATACAGTTCCGGTGGTAGAAGCAATTCGAGGAGGTCTGTCATGA
- a CDS encoding Calvin cycle protein CP12, translating into MTYTAEKTLVTTTAISHAEGRNLETSFQAALEHARRLTQMYGIGSTEVAVAWDTVEELVTALVRRPKKSFSAFEQYCTLHPDAPECRLYDV; encoded by the coding sequence ATGACTTATACCGCTGAAAAAACATTAGTTACAACAACTGCAATTTCTCATGCTGAAGGCAGAAATTTGGAGACGTCTTTCCAAGCTGCTTTAGAACATGCTCGTCGTCTCACTCAAATGTATGGAATTGGCTCAACTGAGGTTGCTGTCGCCTGGGATACCGTAGAAGAATTAGTCACTGCATTGGTTCGCCGCCCAAAAAAATCGTTCTCTGCGTTTGAACAATACTGCACTTTGCATCCAGATGCGCCAGAGTGTCGCCTCTATGACGTTTAA